In a genomic window of Lacrimispora sp. BS-2:
- a CDS encoding ABC-F family ATP-binding cassette domain-containing protein, whose product MSLLEINGLSHSFGDNLLYKNGELTLNKGEHIGIVGQNGTGKSTLIKICTEQVMPDAGRIIWQSNISVGYLDQYAEIDHGLTMKEFLKTAFLRLYEIENEMGAFYEMAAKGDMKYLERAAKSQEELERHDFYSIDTHIEQVANGLGLLAIGLTRPIEQMSGGQRAKVILAKLLLEKPDVLLLDEPTNFLDKEHVSWLADYLSRLENAFMIVSHDFAFLDKITNRICDIDNDTITKYYGSYSEFLRKKTLLREDYIRQYTTQQKEIKKTEEFIRKNIAGRKSKMARGRQKQLDCMEKMEALEQKEIKPYFYFPELPLTNTEHLAVKHLAVGYHYPVLSDIDFSIKGGQKVVITGFNGIGKSTLLKTLVGQIPSMKGFYKYSDQVTLGYFEQDLSWPDETRTPIQIVSDAYPNLVVKDVRKKLARCGISSKHAMQPIGTLSGGEQAKVKMCLLTLRPCNFLIMDEPTNHLDVQAKDSLKTALSEFPGTVLLVSHEEAFYQDWAQRVIDIEKR is encoded by the coding sequence ATGAGCTTACTGGAAATTAACGGATTATCCCATTCTTTTGGAGATAATCTGCTTTACAAAAATGGGGAATTGACCCTTAACAAAGGCGAACATATTGGTATCGTTGGACAGAACGGAACTGGAAAAAGCACTTTGATTAAAATTTGCACCGAGCAGGTGATGCCGGATGCTGGACGAATTATCTGGCAGTCCAATATTTCTGTTGGTTATCTGGATCAATATGCGGAAATAGATCATGGCTTAACCATGAAAGAATTTTTGAAGACAGCCTTTTTAAGACTATATGAGATTGAAAATGAGATGGGTGCATTCTATGAGATGGCCGCAAAGGGGGATATGAAATACTTGGAACGGGCTGCTAAGAGTCAGGAAGAACTTGAAAGACATGATTTCTATTCCATTGATACACATATTGAACAAGTTGCAAACGGATTGGGATTGCTTGCTATTGGTCTTACCCGTCCAATTGAGCAAATGAGCGGAGGCCAGCGTGCAAAAGTAATTTTAGCAAAATTACTTCTGGAAAAACCAGATGTTCTTTTGCTTGATGAACCAACAAACTTTTTGGATAAAGAACACGTTTCATGGCTTGCCGATTATTTATCCAGGTTGGAAAATGCTTTTATGATCGTGTCACATGACTTTGCCTTTTTAGATAAAATCACAAATCGTATTTGTGATATTGATAACGATACCATTACAAAATATTATGGCTCCTATTCAGAGTTTTTGAGAAAGAAAACTCTGTTGCGGGAAGATTATATCAGGCAATATACAACACAACAAAAGGAAATCAAAAAAACAGAGGAGTTTATAAGAAAAAATATTGCCGGGCGGAAGTCCAAAATGGCAAGAGGCCGCCAGAAACAGCTTGACTGCATGGAAAAAATGGAAGCCTTAGAACAGAAGGAAATAAAGCCATATTTTTATTTTCCGGAATTACCGTTGACCAATACAGAGCATTTAGCAGTTAAGCACTTAGCAGTTGGCTATCATTACCCTGTGTTGTCTGATATTGATTTTAGTATAAAAGGCGGACAAAAGGTAGTGATTACCGGGTTTAACGGAATTGGAAAGTCAACGCTGCTAAAAACTCTGGTCGGGCAGATTCCGTCCATGAAAGGGTTCTATAAATACTCCGACCAAGTAACTCTTGGATATTTTGAACAGGATTTGTCATGGCCTGATGAAACAAGAACCCCCATTCAGATTGTTTCAGATGCCTATCCGAATCTGGTAGTAAAAGATGTTAGAAAAAAATTAGCCAGATGTGGTATTTCAAGCAAGCACGCCATGCAACCAATCGGGACATTAAGCGGCGGAGAACAGGCAAAAGTGAAAATGTGCCTGTTGACATTAAGACCATGCAATTTTCTGATTATGGACGAACCGACAAATCACTTAGACGTTCAGGCAAAA